Proteins from a single region of Orcinus orca chromosome 20, mOrcOrc1.1, whole genome shotgun sequence:
- the ANKRD11 gene encoding ankyrin repeat domain-containing protein 11 isoform X4 — protein MPKGGCSRTPQQEERSLSSDMVEKQPGKKDKDKVSLTKTPKLDRTDGGKEVRERTTKRKLPFTVGANGEQKDSDTEKQGPERKRIKKEPVARKAGLLFGMGLSGIRAGYPLSERQQVALLMQMTAEESANSPVDTTPKHPSQSTVCQKGTPNSASKTKDKVNKRNERGETRLHRAAIRGDARRIKELISEGADVNVKDFAGWTALHEACNRGYYDVAKQLLAAGAEVNTKGLDDDTPLHDAANNGHYKVVKLLLRYGGNPQQSNRKGETPLKVASSPTMVNLLLGKGTYTSSEESSAESSEEEDDAPSFAPSSSVDGNNTDSEFEKGLKHKTKNPEPQKTVTPVKDEYEFDEDDEQDRIPPVDDKHLLKKDYRKETKSNSFISIPKMEVKSYTKNSTIAPKKASHRILSDTSDEEDVGVAVGTGEKLRLSAHTMLPGNKTREPSNCKQQKEKNKVKKKRKKEIKGKEVRFGKRSDKFCSSESESESSESGEDGGGSAGSPGCLKESPLVLKDPALFSSLSASSTSSHGSSAPQKHNPSHADPHAKHWRTDNWKTISSPAWSEVSSLSDSTRTRLSSESDGSSEGSSVESLKPVRKRQEHRKRAGLQGALPDRKNSFHPGGDGAIPKLDKEGKVVKKHKTKHKHKSKEKGLCSVSQELKLKSFTYEYEDSKQRADKAILLDDVPAEGKLKGLKHERDPCKKEEKLSKMKAEEKEWLFKDEMIKVSREEKSLKRIRELNKDGGRAFREEKDRCSKADKEKLLKEKSPKEEKLRLYKEERKKKSKDRPSKLEKKNDFKEDKISKEREKTFKEDKDKEKLKKVYREESAFDEYCNKSQFLENEDTKFSLSDDQDRWFSDLSDSSFDFKGEDSWDSAVTDYRDMKSESVARLILETVKEDSREKRRENKAREKRTDRDIFSRKKDRDCLERGSERRREHAADRHRAVPGYLCEKDRRRRECAEGGRDRKEPPEAAKERRDGRAKPEEAHREDLKECGCEGVFKDRPDCDFGKSLEPWERHHPAREKERKERLKLEKHKEKPSDKDRNERLTLEKCQKDKELEKCFKEKKDAKEKHGKDKDRKASLDQGKDKREKAFPGILSEDFSEKKDEKKGKEKSWYIADIFTDESEDEKDDYAASGFKVGEAGEGRGDGPPEREDGREPHPPDRHRKHSADRQHAEKQKDKEIREKKKEKGATDGGKDKKEKTLEKHKEKKDRESTEKYKDRKDRASVDSTQDKRNKQRLPEKGEKRPPAEDKAKSRHRERPDREQGRERKASKGTDAEKSLLERLEEAALQDLREDSNDKASDASSDGFPDRGHDPGLGALLEAPFPEPPEERARERERHRHASSSSKKSHDRERVRKDKPEKKEKSDDCKDTGGRKDSGPYEKEVLEADAYGLSYGIKADAEDELEKTIELFSTEKKEKNDPEREPPKKVEKELRPYGSSTVSLLKEKRRREKHRERWRDEKERHRDRHGDGPPRHHREELKPAARDKDNPPGSFRDKPKDEGGKLGEAKLKEKVKENLEKDKGDPVKLSNGNDKLLPVRDPGKKDIRPREKLLGDGDLMMTSFERMLSQKDLEIEERHKRHKERMKQMEKLRHRSGDPKLKDKARPAEDGRKKGLDGPLKKPLGLDPAPKDKKLKESAPAAPAAENKPHPGPAVDPRDWLAGPHMKEVLPASPRPDHGRPTGVPTPASVVSCPSYEEAMHTPRTPSCSADDYPDLMFDCTDPQPVSSTSASACSPSFFDRFSVAASGTSETPGQTPTRPLCANLYRSVSVDIRRTPEEEFGLGDKLFRQQSVPAAPSYSSPGQHPEDKAPGPPAPTEKFACLSPGYYSPDYGIPSPKADALHCPPAAAANITPSPEGAFSGLPTKSPPSHRDELLAPSMEGALPPDLGIPLDATEDQQATAAIIPPEPSFLEPLDEGPFSTVITEEPVEWAHPATVEQGLPSGLIGGTPENPASWPVGSDLLLKSPQRFPESPKHFCPAESLHSEPPYPVSPVSYPLSVPEPGLEVKDEAGEAVPAAVSASEEPAAFAPPSRLESFFSNCKSLPEAPPDAPPESACVTAVAQVEALGPLENNFLESGHNLSALGQVEPVPWPGAFPATEDDLDLGPFSLPELPLQTKDVSDAEAEPVEESPLVPLDNTPALPSGGDVPVGAADEQRVLPPDQVAARLTAEPAPEPPEEPKPVALPEATVEAGAGPEGRAPEDSDPGSGPTPAPSEQHPPGSGDEQAEGPDPLATPHSAPDAPGDGSAQARAADGAGPQDSAGLEGPPDGVQAEAPEPEPKPTAEAPKAPKVEEIPQRMTRTRAQMLANQQKQSSPPTEKEAAAAPTPRAKGRGSEDDDPQAQHPRKRRFQRSSQQLAQQMHTSTRQTREVIQQTLAAIVDAIKLDDIEPYHSDRSNPYFEYLQIRKKIEEKRKILCYISPQAPQCYAEYVTYTGSYLLDGKPLSKLHIPVEKLIVSCEQEILRVHCRAARTIANQAVPFSACTMLLDSEVYNMPLESQGDENKSVRDRFNARQFISWLQDVDDKYDRMKTCLLMRQQHEAAALNAVQRMEWQLKVQELDPAGHKSLCVNEVPSFYVPMVDVNDDFVLLPA, from the exons AGAAGCAGGGTCCCGAGCGGAAGAGGATCAAGAAGGAGCCTGTCGCCCGCAAGGCCGGGCTGCTGTTCGGCATGGGGCTGTCCGGGATCCGCGCCGGCTACCCGCTCTCGGAGCGCCAGCAGGTGGCTCTCCTCATGCAGATGACGGCCGAGGAGTCTGCCAACAGCCCAG TGGACACGACACCAAAGCACCCCTCCCAGTCGACAGTGTGTCAGAAGGGGACGCCCAATTCTGCCtcaaaaaccaaagataaagtgAACAAGAGAAATGAGCGTGGAGAGACCCGCCTACACCGGGCGGCCATCCGGGGGGACGCCCGGCGTATCAAGGAGCTCATCAGCGAGGGGGCGGACGTCAACGTCAAGGACTTCGCAG GCTGGACTGCGCTGCACGAGGCCTGTAACCGGGGCTACTACGATGTCGCGAAGCAGCTGCTGGCCGCCGGCGCAGAGGTGAACACCAAGGGCCTGGATGATGACACCCCCTTGCACGACGCCGCCAACAATGGGCACTACAAG GTGGTGAAGCTGCTGCTCCGGTATGGAGGGAACCCTCAGCAGAGCAACAGGAAGGGCGAGACGCCGCTCAAGGTGGCCAGCTCCCCAACCATGGTGAACCTGCTGCTGGGCAAGGGCACCTACACGTCCAGCGAGGAGAGCTCGGCCG AGAGCTCCGAGGAGGAGGACGACGCCCCATCGTTCGCACCTTCCAGCTCAGTCGACGGCAATAACACGGACTCCGAGTTTGAGAAAGGTCTGAAGCACAAGACTAAGAATCCGGAGCCCCAGAAAACTGTGACCCCCGTCAAGGATGAGTATGAGTTTGACGAGGACGACGAGCAGGACAGAATCCCTCCCGTGGACGACAAACACTTGCTGAAAAAGGATTACAGGAAGGAAACTAAgtcaaatagttttatttctatacCCAAAATGGAAGTGAAAAGTTACACTAAGAACAGCACGATTGCACCAAAGAAGGCATCTCACCGCATCTTGTCGGACACGTCAGACGAGGAGGACGTCGGTGTCGCCGTGGGGACCGGGGAGAAGCTGAGACTCTCGGCTCACACGATGCTGCCTGGTAACAAGACACGGGAGCCTTCCAACTGCAAGcagcagaaggagaaaaataaagtgaaaaagaagcgaaagaaagaaatcaagggcAAAGAAGTGCGGTTTGGGAAGAGGAGCGACAAGTTCTGCTCCTCCGAGTCCGAGAGCGAGTCTTCGGAGAGCGGCGAGGACGGTGGGGGCTCGGCGGGGAGCCCCGGCTGCCTCAAGGAGTCCCCGCTGGTGCTGAAGGACCCTGCCCTGTTCAGCTCCCTGTCCGCCTCCTCCACCTCGTCCCACGGCAGCTCCGCCCCCCAGAAGCATAACCCCAGCCACGCGGACCCGCACGCCAAGCACTGGCGGACAGACAACTGGAAAACCATCTCCTCTCCAGCCTGGTCCGAGGTCAGCTCCTTATCAGACTCCACGAGGACGAGACTGAGCAGCGAGTCTGATGGCTCCTCCGAGGGCTCCAGCGTGGAGTCACTGAAGCCGGTCAGGAAGAGGCAGGAGCACAGGAAGAGGGCCGGCCTGCAGGGCGCGCTGCCCGATAGGAAGAACTCCTTCCATCCTGGCGGGGACGGCGCCATCCCCAAGCTGGACAAGGAGGGCAAAGTCGTCAAGAAACACAAGAcgaaacataaacacaaaagcaaggAGAAGGGGCTGTGCTCCGTCAGCCAGGAGCTGAAGCTGAAGAGCTTCACCTACGAGTACGAGGACTCCAAGCAGAGGGCAGACAAGGCGATCCTCCTGGACGACGTGCCGGCTGAGGGCAAGCTGAAAGGCCTGAAGCACGAGAGAGACCCCTGTAAGAAGGAGGAGAAGCTCAGCAAAATGAAGGCGGAGGAGAAGGAGTGGCTCTTCAAGGACGAGATGATCAAGGTCTCCAGAGAGGAGAAGTCGCTCAAGAGAATCAGGGAGCTGAACAAGGACGGGGGCAGGGCCTTCCGGGAGGAGAAGGACCGGTGCAGCAAAGCCGACAAGGAGAAGCTGCTGAAGGAAAAATCTCCAAAAGAGGAAAAGCTGAGGCTCtacaaggaggaaagaaagaagaagtccAAAGACAGGCCCTCCAagttagagaaaaagaatgactttaaagaggataaaatttcaaaagagagggagaagaccTTCAAAGAggataaagataaagaaaaactcAAAAAAGTGTATAGGGAGGAGTCTGCTTTTGATGAATATTGTAACAAAAGTCAGTTTCTGGAGAACGAAGACACCAAGTTTAGTCTTTCTGATGACCAGGATCGGTGGTTCTCTGACTTGTCAGATTCATCCTTCGATTTCAAAGGGGAAGACAGCTGGGACTCTGCAGTGACAGACTACAGGGACATGAAGAGCGAGTCTGTGGCCAGGCTGATCCTGGAGACGGTGAAAGAGGACAGTAGGGAGAAGAGGCGGGAGAACAAGGCCCGGGAGAAGCGCACGGACAGGGACATCTTCTCTCGGAAGAAGGACAGGGACTGCCTGGAACGGGGCTCGGAGCGGAGGAGAGAGCACGCTGCCGACAGGCACAGGGCCGTGCCCGGCTACCTCTGCGAGAAGGACAGGAGGAGGCGGGAGTGTGCGGAAGGCGGCCGGGACAGGAAGGAGCCCCCCGAGGCCGCCAAGGAGCGGAGAGATGGCCGTGCAAAGCCCGAGGAGGCGCACAGGGAGGACCTGAAGGAGTGCGGCTGCGAGGGAGTCTTCAAGGACAGGCCCGACTGCGACTTCGGGAAGAGCCTGGAGCCCTGGGAGAGGCACCACCCGgcgagagagaaggagaggaaggagaggctgAAGCTGGAGAAGCACAAAGAGAAGCCCAGTGACAAGGACAGGAACGAAAGACTGACGCTCGAGAAGTGCCAGAAGGACAAAGAGCTTGAGAAGTgcttcaaagagaaaaaggacgCCAAGGAGAAGCATGgcaaagacaaagacagaaaagCATCTCTCGACCAAGGTAAAGACAAACGGGAGAAGGCTTTCCCCGGAATTCTCTCCGAGGActtctctgaaaaaaaagatgaaaagaagggTAAAGAGAAAAGCTGGTACATTGCAGACATATTCACTGATGAAAGCGAAGATGAAAAAGATGATTATGCGGCGAGCGGATTCAAAGTCGGGGAGGCCGGCGAGGGGCGGGGGGATGGCCCCCCCGAGAGGGAGGACGGGCGGGAGCCGCACCCCCCCGACAGGCACCGGAAGCACTCGGCCGACAGGCAGCATGCGGAGaagcagaaagacaaagaaatcagagagaagaagaaggagaagggcgCCACAGACGGGGGGaaggacaagaaagaaaaaaccttgGAAAAGCACAAAGAGAAGAAGGACAGAGAGTCCACGGAAAAATACAAGGACAGGAAGGACCGAGCGTCGGTGGACTCCACTCAGGACAAGAGGAACAAGCAGAGGCTCCCCGAGAAGGGGGAGAAGAGGCCCCCTGCGGAGGACAAGGCCAAGAGCAGGCACCGGGAGAGGCCGGACCGGGAGCAGGGCCGCGAGAGAAAGGCGAGCAAGGGCACCGACGCGGAGAAGAGCCTGCTGGAGCGGCTGGAGGAGGCGGCGCTGCAGGACTTGCGCGAGGACTCCAACGACAAGGCCAGCGACGCGTCGTCGGACGGCTTCCCCGACCGCGGCCACGACCCGGGCCTCGGCGCCCTCCTGGAGGCGCCCTTCCCGGAGCCCCCGGAGGAGCGGGCGCGGGAGAGGGAGCGGCACCGGCACGCCTCATCCTCCTCCAAGAAGAGCCATGACCGAGAGCGGGTCAGGAAGGACAAGCccgagaagaaggagaagagcgACGACTGCAAGGACACGGGCGGCCGGAAGGACAGCGGCCCGTACGAGAAGGAGGTCCTGGAGGCCGACGCTTACGGCCTCTCGTACGGCATCAAGGCCGACGCAGAGGACGAGTTAGAGAAAACCATCGAGTTGTTTTCTAccgaaaagaaggagaaaaatgatcCTGAAAGAGAACCTCCCAAGAAGGTAGAGAAGGAACTGAGGCCTTACGGCTCTAGCACCGTGAGCCTCCTGAAGGAGAAGAGGCGGCGGGAGAAGCACCGGGAGCGGTGGCGGGACGAGAAGGAGCGGCACCGGGACCGGCACGGGGACGGGCCCCCGCGGCACCACCGGGAGGAGCTTAAGCCCGCGGCCAGGGACAAGGACAACCCTCCCGGCTCCTTCCGAGACAAGCCCAAGGACGAGGGCGGGAAGCTTGGCGAGGCCAAGCTGAAGGAGAAGGTCAAGGAGAATCTGGAGAAGGACAAGGGCGACCCCGTAAAGCTGAGCAATGGGAACGACAAGCTCCTCCCGGTTAGAGACCCCGGTAAGAAAGACATCCGGCCGCGGGAGAAGCTCCTGGGCGACGGGGACCTGATGATGACGAGCTTCGAGCGGATGCTCTCCCAGAAGGACCTGGAGATCGAGGAGCGCCACAAACGGCACAAGGAGAGGATGAAGCAGATGGAGAAGCTGCGCCACCGGTCTGGTGACCCCAAGCTCAAGGACAAGGCCAGGCCCGCCGAGGACGGGCGGAAGAAGGGCCTGGACGGCCCGCTGAAGAAGCCGCTGGGGCTGGACCCTGCCCCGAAGGACAAGAAGCTCAAGGAGTCAGCCCCTGCCGCCCCTGCTGCCGAGAACAAGCCCCACCCGGGACCCGCGGTGGACCCCCGAGACTGGCTGGCAGGCCCCCACATGAAAGAGGTCTTGCCCGCTTCCCCCAGGCCGGACCACGGCCGGCCCACCGGGGTCCCCACCCCCGCCTCGGTGGTGTCCTGCCCCAGCTACGAGGAGGCCATGCACACGCCCCGGACCCCGTCCTGCAGCGCCGACGACTACCCCGACCTCATGTTCGACTGCACAGACCCCCAGCCCGTGTCCAGCACGTCCGCCAGCGCCTGCTCGCCCTCCTTCTTTGACAGGTTCTCCGTGGCCGCCAGCGGGACTTCAGAAACACCGGGCCAGACACCTACGAGGCCGCTGTGCGCGAACCTTTACCGCTCGGTGTCTGTGGACATCAGGAGGACCCCTGAGGAAGAGTTCGGACTTGGGGACAAGCTGTTCAGACAGCAGAGCGTCCCTGCGGCGCCCAGCTACAGCTCGCCGGGGCAGCACCCGGAGGACAAGGCCCCGGGGCCCCCAGCACCCACTGAGAAGTTCGCCTGCCTGTCTCCGGGGTATTACTCCCCGGACTATGgcatcccctcccccaaagcGGACGCCTTGCACTGCCCGCCTGCGGCCGCAGCCAACATCACCCCCTCCCCAGAGGGCGCCTTCTCCGGCTTACCAACAAAGTCCCCCCCTTCACACAGAGACGAGCTCTTGGCCCCGTCCATGGAGGGGGCCCTTCCCCCTGACCTTGGCATTCCCCTGGATGCCACGGAGGACCAGCAGGCCACCGCGGCCATCATCCCCCCGGAGCCCAGCTTCCTGGAGCCCCTGGACGAGGGCCCTTTCAGCACCGTCATCACAGAGGAGCCGGTCGAGTGGGCACACCCCGCCACCGTGGAGCAGGGCCTCCCCTCTGGCCTCATCGGGGGCACCCCCGAAAACCCGGCCAGCTGGCCTGTGGGGTCGGACCTCCTGCTGAAGTCCCCACAGAGATTCCCGGAGTCCCCGAAACATTTCTGCCCTGCCGAGTCTCTCCACTCGGAGCCCCCTTACCCGGTGTCGCCCGTCTCATACCCTCTTTCGGTCCCCGAGCCGGGACTGGAAGTCAAGGACGAGGCCGGGGAAGCAGTCCCGGCCGCGGTCTCTGCTTCAGAAGAGCCAGCCGCGTTCGCCCCTCCCTCCAGGCTGGAGTCCTTCTTCAGTAACTGCAAGTCCCTTCCGGAAGCGCCCCCCGACGCACCCCCCGAGTCTGCGTGTGTGACGGCCGTGGCTCAGGTGGAGGCCCTGGGTCCCCTGGAGAATAACTTCCTGGAAAGTGGTCACAACCTGTCTGCCCTCGGCCAGGTGGAGCCGGTGCCCTGGCCCGGTGCCTTCCCCGCCACCGAGGATGACCTCGACCTGGGGCCTTTCTCGCTGCCGGAGCTTCCTCTCCAGACGAAGGATGTTTCCGATGCCGAAGCAGAGCCTGTGGAAGAGAGTCCTCTCGTTCCTCTGGACAACACCCCCGCGCTCCCGAGCGGCGGGGACGTCCCTGTGGGAGCTGCTGACGAACAGCGGGTGCTGCCTCCTGACCAGGTGGCCGCCCGGCTCACAGCCGAGCCTGCGCCCGAGCCCCCAGAGGAGCCGAAGCCAGTCGCGCTGCCCGAGGCCACAGTGGAGGCCGGGGCCGGGCCGGAGGGGAGGGCCCCCGAGGACTCCGACCCTGGCTCTGGGCCCACGCCAGCCCCCTCAGAGCAGCATCCACCGGGGAGTGGGGACGAGCAGGCCGAGGGCCCAGACCCCTTGGCCACGCCCCACAGTGCTCCCGACGCCCCCGGGGACGGCTCGGCCCAGGCCCGCGCAGCGGATGGGGCCGGCCCCCAGGACAGTGCCGGGCTCGAGGGGCCTCCGGACGGCGTCCAGGCTGAAGCCCCCGAACCGGAACCCAAACCGACAGCCGAAGCCCCAAAGGCGCCCAAGGTGGAGGAGATCCCCCAGCGCATGACCAGGACCCGGGCCCAGATGCTGGCCAACCAGCAGAAGCAGAGCTCGCCGCCCACCGAGAAGGAGGCTGCGGCCGCGCCCACCCCCAGGGCCAAGGGCCGCGGCTCTGAGGACGACGACCCCCAGGCCCAGCACCCGCGCAAGCGCCGCTTCCAGCGCTCCAGCCAGCAGCTGGCCCAGCAGATGCACACGTCCACGCGTCAGACGCGGGAGGTGATCCAGCAGACGCTGGCTGCCATCGTGGACGCCATCAAGCTGGACGACATCGAGCCTTACCACAGCGACAGGTCCAACCCGTACTTCGAGTACCTGCAGATCAGGAAGAAGATTGAGGAGAAGCGCAAGATCCTCTGCTACATCAGCCCGCAGGCGCCCCAGTGCTACGCCGAGTACGTCACCTACACCGGCTCCTACCTCTTGGACGGCAAGCCCCTCAGCAAGCTGCACATCCCCGTG GAGAAGCTGATCGTCTCCTGCGAACAGGAGATCCTGCGGGTTCACTGCCGGGCGGCGAGGACCATCGCGAACCAGGCGGTGCCGTTCAGCGCCTGCACCATGCTGCTGGACTCGGAGGTGTACAACATGCCGCTCGAGAGCCAG GGTGATGAGAACAAGTCAGTGCGGGACCGGTTCAACGCCCGCCAGTTCATCTCCTGGCTGCAGGACGTGGACGACAAGTATGACCGCATGAAG